One Qipengyuania aurantiaca genomic region harbors:
- a CDS encoding putative bifunctional diguanylate cyclase/phosphodiesterase, whose product MSQPDNGSGDQVIEQRASAEDPLDYLLLYRRLKNFSAGATASLLPALASILVLVWTFWNDAPQLLLGLWAASQILQLAVFVVFDRQIDLETADYEAMRRQWRRFLILQAIGSLIWVVVFPALAPYSRGLDIALLGIVGTAILSGTLLVHRTAPTAAIFHTLTMSPSLILAAILIGSWSAWPTVVLIATFAIALISATRTQESYFVGAAKAEMERRESGATVRMLLNDYEEQSSDSLWTVGPRGNMRDVSERLGRALHRSPRDVEGTPFLDLFLPGEERDALATRIVERSPFRDLLVKLRINGELHYWRLSARPREDGRLSGVARDVTADRLIEERVAFMAHYDNLTGLANRYLFNERLRSLAGENRSTGSNIALFYLDLDDFKAINDTRGHLVGDRLLREVGTRLEQEVRNEDLVARLGGDEFAVLIETRAGDGLLIERAHRFLSVIRAPYEIDGHSYRVSTSVGVARCHEGDCDAEELMRRADLALYAAKEKGRDNLALFEPALDRKARERRETENDLREALTRGQMRMHYQSIVDLDSGETTGFEALLRWYHPSRGIIAPGEFLQIAEETGMITALGEWVIRQTLSDAASIPGEFRIAINLSPTQVKNPNLVATVAQAIHATGIVPERVELEITEHVLMDQGEAGHVTLLRLRELGVRIALDDFGTGYSSLAYLRRFPFDRIKIDRTFVTDVASDIGSQAIISTITRLADALGMDTTAEGIEDRRQLDILRKLGVHEAQGFLISRPVPPEEVTLIASDGTGEGDEQGMELSEEYLEYRAARRNELSKRKA is encoded by the coding sequence GTGTCGCAACCCGACAACGGGTCTGGTGATCAGGTGATCGAACAGCGGGCTTCTGCCGAAGACCCGCTCGACTACCTGCTCCTTTATCGGCGCCTCAAGAATTTCAGCGCCGGGGCCACGGCATCACTCCTGCCGGCGCTCGCTTCTATTCTCGTTCTTGTCTGGACATTCTGGAACGACGCGCCGCAATTGCTCCTTGGCCTGTGGGCTGCTTCCCAAATCCTGCAACTGGCCGTTTTTGTCGTCTTCGACCGGCAAATCGACCTTGAGACTGCCGACTATGAGGCAATGCGCCGACAATGGCGCCGTTTTCTCATCCTTCAGGCGATCGGCAGCCTGATTTGGGTCGTGGTCTTCCCCGCTCTCGCGCCTTACTCGCGGGGACTTGATATTGCCCTGCTGGGGATCGTGGGTACAGCAATCCTCAGCGGGACCTTGCTGGTTCACCGTACCGCTCCAACGGCAGCGATCTTCCACACGCTGACCATGTCCCCGTCACTCATCCTTGCCGCAATCCTCATCGGTTCGTGGAGCGCTTGGCCGACTGTGGTCCTCATCGCCACCTTCGCCATTGCGCTCATCAGCGCGACGCGCACGCAAGAATCCTATTTCGTCGGGGCGGCCAAGGCCGAGATGGAGCGGCGCGAAAGCGGCGCGACGGTGCGCATGCTGCTCAACGATTACGAGGAGCAGAGTTCCGACTCGCTGTGGACCGTGGGGCCACGCGGAAACATGCGCGATGTGTCCGAGCGGCTGGGACGCGCGCTGCATCGGTCGCCGCGCGATGTGGAGGGAACGCCGTTCCTCGACCTTTTCCTGCCGGGCGAAGAACGCGACGCGCTGGCGACCCGGATCGTGGAACGCAGCCCGTTTCGCGACCTGCTCGTCAAACTGCGTATCAACGGCGAGCTCCATTATTGGCGCCTTTCCGCCCGTCCGCGCGAGGATGGCCGCCTGAGCGGTGTCGCGCGCGACGTCACGGCGGACCGGCTGATCGAAGAACGCGTCGCCTTCATGGCGCATTACGACAATCTCACCGGGCTCGCGAACCGCTACCTCTTCAACGAGCGGTTGCGCTCGCTTGCAGGGGAGAACCGTTCGACCGGCTCCAACATCGCGCTGTTCTATCTCGACCTCGACGACTTCAAGGCCATCAACGACACGCGCGGGCACCTGGTCGGCGACCGTCTGCTGCGCGAAGTCGGGACGCGGCTCGAACAGGAAGTGCGCAACGAGGACCTCGTGGCGCGCCTCGGCGGCGACGAGTTTGCGGTGCTGATCGAAACGCGTGCGGGCGACGGATTGCTGATCGAGCGTGCGCACCGGTTCCTTTCCGTGATCCGCGCGCCCTACGAAATCGACGGTCACAGCTACCGCGTGTCCACCAGCGTGGGCGTGGCGCGCTGCCACGAAGGCGATTGCGATGCGGAGGAATTGATGCGCCGCGCCGATCTGGCGCTCTATGCCGCCAAGGAAAAGGGGCGCGACAATCTCGCCTTGTTCGAGCCCGCGCTGGACCGCAAGGCGCGAGAGCGACGCGAGACCGAGAACGACTTGCGCGAAGCGCTGACTCGCGGCCAGATGCGGATGCATTACCAGTCGATCGTCGACCTCGACAGCGGCGAGACGACCGGTTTCGAGGCGCTGCTTCGCTGGTACCATCCTTCCCGCGGGATCATTGCACCCGGGGAATTCCTGCAAATTGCCGAAGAGACCGGCATGATCACGGCGCTGGGCGAATGGGTCATCCGCCAGACGCTGAGCGACGCCGCCTCGATCCCTGGCGAATTCCGCATCGCGATCAATCTCTCGCCCACGCAGGTCAAGAATCCCAATCTCGTCGCCACCGTCGCGCAGGCGATCCACGCGACTGGCATCGTGCCCGAGCGGGTCGAACTGGAAATCACCGAACACGTCCTCATGGACCAGGGCGAGGCCGGGCACGTCACGCTGCTGCGGCTGCGCGAACTGGGCGTGCGCATCGCGCTGGACGATTTCGGGACGGGGTACTCCTCGCTCGCCTACCTCCGGCGCTTCCCTTTCGACCGGATCAAGATCGACCGCACCTTCGTCACCGATGTCGCCAGCGATATCGGTAGCCAGGCGATCATCTCGACGATTACGCGCCTTGCCGACGCGCTGGGCATGGACACTACGGCCGAAGGGATCGAGGACCGCCGCCAGCTCGATATCCTGCGCAAACTGGGCGTGCATGAAGCCCAAGGCTTCCTCATCTCGCGCCCCGTCCCACCCGAAGAGGTGACCCTCATTGCTTCCGACGGGACAGGGGAGGGTGACGAACAGGGCATGGAACTGAGCGAAGAGTATCTCGAATACCGCGCTGCCCGGCGCAACGAACTTTCCAAGCGCAAGGCGTGA
- the pyk gene encoding pyruvate kinase: MQKLDPKRVDPRGRKVKILATVGPASRSPEMLARLFKAGVDAFRVNMSHGEHADHEKTIQAIRQMEKDFHRPIAILADLQGPKLRVGKFKDGQAVIRHSGHFTLDRKPEPGDETRVELPHPELFGLLEKGQRLLINDGKIRLKVIRADENEILCSAEVGGVISDRKGVNVPDAEVPIPALTDKDRRDLAFAMSQGVDWIGLSFVQRPEDLAEARRLMGGKGSLCAKIEKPMAVRRLDEIIEMSDGIMVARGDLGVELEPQEVPPLQKRIVNAARTAGKPVIVATQMLESMIESPAPTRAEVSDVANAVYDGADAVMLSAETAAGDWPEEAVTIMHKIARQVEKDDAYLERVRFLDTPPDKTTADALAHACMTVADTVAIEAITVFTGSGSTARRVARERPSVPMLVLTPSMTTARRLGLLWGAHAVATKDIGSFEEMIAKGKRMALRHGFGSAGSKLIALAGVPFGTPGSTNLMHVVTISGDELDKHEG; the protein is encoded by the coding sequence ATGCAAAAGCTCGATCCCAAACGCGTCGATCCCCGGGGCCGCAAGGTCAAGATCCTCGCCACCGTCGGCCCTGCCAGCCGTTCGCCCGAAATGCTCGCCCGCCTGTTCAAGGCCGGGGTCGATGCCTTCCGCGTCAACATGAGCCATGGCGAACACGCCGACCACGAAAAGACGATCCAGGCGATCCGCCAGATGGAAAAGGACTTCCATCGCCCGATCGCGATTCTGGCCGACCTTCAAGGCCCCAAGCTGCGCGTGGGCAAGTTCAAGGACGGACAGGCGGTGATCCGCCATTCGGGCCACTTCACGCTCGACCGCAAACCGGAGCCGGGCGACGAGACGCGCGTCGAGCTGCCGCACCCCGAGCTTTTCGGCCTGCTCGAAAAGGGCCAGCGCCTGCTGATCAACGACGGCAAGATTCGCCTCAAGGTCATCCGCGCCGACGAGAATGAAATCCTCTGCTCGGCAGAGGTCGGCGGGGTTATCTCCGACCGCAAGGGCGTCAACGTGCCCGATGCCGAGGTGCCGATCCCGGCGCTGACCGACAAGGACCGCAGGGACCTCGCCTTCGCCATGTCGCAGGGCGTCGACTGGATCGGCCTCAGCTTCGTCCAGCGACCCGAGGACCTTGCCGAAGCGCGCCGTCTGATGGGCGGCAAGGGTTCGCTCTGCGCCAAGATCGAAAAGCCGATGGCGGTGCGCCGCCTCGACGAGATCATCGAGATGTCGGACGGCATCATGGTCGCGCGCGGCGACCTCGGCGTCGAACTCGAACCGCAGGAAGTCCCGCCGCTGCAGAAGCGCATCGTCAACGCGGCGCGCACCGCTGGCAAGCCGGTGATCGTGGCGACGCAGATGCTCGAAAGCATGATCGAGAGCCCCGCCCCGACCCGCGCCGAAGTCTCCGACGTGGCCAATGCGGTTTACGACGGGGCCGACGCGGTGATGCTTTCGGCCGAAACCGCTGCGGGCGACTGGCCCGAGGAAGCGGTGACGATCATGCACAAGATCGCGCGGCAGGTGGAAAAGGACGACGCCTATCTCGAACGCGTGCGTTTCCTCGACACGCCGCCCGACAAGACTACGGCCGACGCGCTGGCCCATGCCTGCATGACCGTGGCCGACACCGTCGCGATCGAAGCGATCACAGTCTTCACCGGCTCCGGCTCCACCGCCCGCCGTGTCGCGCGCGAGCGGCCGAGCGTGCCGATGCTGGTGCTGACCCCCAGCATGACCACGGCGCGCCGTCTCGGCCTCCTGTGGGGCGCGCATGCGGTGGCGACCAAGGACATCGGCAGCTTCGAAGAGATGATCGCCAAGGGCAAGCGCATGGCGCTGCGTCACGGGTTCGGCAGCGCCGGTTCGAAGCTCATCGCGCTCGCAGGGGTTCCCTTCGGCACGCCTGGCTCGACCAACCTCATGCATGTCGTCACCATCAGCGGCGACGAGTTGGACAAGCACGAGGGCTGA
- a CDS encoding DUF2312 domain-containing protein yields the protein MADAIGGQGTNTGDELRLLIERAERLEEEKKGIADDIRDVMAEAKARGFDTKAIRTILKIRKKKKEDYQEEEAILETYMAALGMI from the coding sequence ATGGCTGATGCGATAGGCGGACAAGGTACAAACACGGGCGACGAGCTGCGCCTACTCATCGAGCGGGCCGAGCGGCTCGAAGAGGAAAAGAAGGGTATCGCGGACGACATCCGAGACGTGATGGCGGAAGCAAAAGCCCGCGGCTTTGATACAAAAGCAATTCGTACGATCCTGAAAATCAGGAAGAAAAAGAAGGAAGATTATCAGGAGGAGGAAGCTATCCTGGAAACCTATATGGCAGCACTAGGTATGATTTAG
- a CDS encoding DUF1244 domain-containing protein — protein sequence MDTNSDALANLPDDVAAAAFRRLVRHLQHRHDAQNIDLMGLSGFCRNCLADWIMDAGFEGDKLAARELIHGMPQDEWKATRQTPATEEQLARMDASIAKNRVD from the coding sequence ATGGATACCAATTCAGACGCCCTCGCAAACCTCCCCGATGACGTAGCGGCAGCGGCCTTTCGCCGGCTGGTGCGCCACTTGCAGCATCGCCATGATGCGCAGAACATCGATCTCATGGGCCTTTCCGGTTTTTGCCGCAATTGCCTCGCCGACTGGATCATGGATGCGGGCTTCGAAGGCGACAAGCTGGCCGCGCGCGAGCTGATCCACGGCATGCCGCAAGACGAGTGGAAGGCGACCCGCCAGACACCCGCGACCGAAGAGCAATTGGCGCGTATGGACGCGAGCATCGCGAAAAATCGCGTGGACTGA
- the gltX gene encoding glutamate--tRNA ligase — MSTITRFAPSPTGRLHVGNIRTALHNWLLARKAGGRFLLRIDDTDAARSREEYVEAIRADLAWLGFAPDAEYRQSERLAKYKAAFEALKAAGRVYPAYETAQELELKRKIQLGRGLPPIYDRASLKLSEEERGAKEAEGIAPHWRFKLDHYEPIRWDDGVRGPQKFDAAQLSDPVIRRADGSWLYMLPSAVDDLDMGVTDVLRGEDHVSNTAVQIQMFTALIAAQYAAAQKPRFAHEALLVGKEGKLSKRLGSLGCDAFREQGYEPMAIVSLLGRLGTSQPVEAFADPAPLIDTFDLSTFGRAPAKFDEVELARLNAHIVHQLPFEAVKGFVPEDFTPEAWHAIRPNLEKASEVIEWWQVVTGPVPALDFSDEDRAYLREAAGKLEWSGTPWQNLTGALKQTTGRKGKELFLPLRRALTGMDHGPDMKELLPLIGEEEARARLERAAA, encoded by the coding sequence ATGAGCACGATCACTCGCTTCGCCCCGTCTCCGACCGGGCGCCTCCATGTCGGCAATATCCGCACCGCGCTGCACAACTGGCTTCTGGCGCGCAAGGCCGGCGGGCGCTTCCTGTTGCGCATCGACGATACCGACGCCGCGCGCAGCCGCGAGGAATATGTCGAGGCGATCCGCGCCGATCTCGCCTGGCTCGGCTTTGCGCCAGATGCCGAGTACCGCCAGTCCGAGCGGCTCGCGAAATACAAAGCCGCGTTCGAGGCGCTGAAAGCTGCGGGACGGGTCTATCCCGCCTATGAGACTGCGCAGGAACTGGAACTCAAGCGCAAGATCCAGCTCGGCCGCGGCCTGCCCCCGATCTACGACCGCGCCTCGCTCAAGCTGAGCGAGGAAGAGCGCGGCGCGAAAGAAGCGGAAGGGATCGCACCCCATTGGCGTTTCAAGCTCGACCATTACGAGCCGATCCGTTGGGACGACGGCGTCCGGGGACCGCAGAAATTCGACGCGGCGCAGCTGTCCGATCCCGTCATTCGCCGCGCCGACGGCAGCTGGCTCTATATGCTGCCGAGCGCGGTTGACGATCTCGACATGGGCGTGACCGACGTGCTGCGCGGTGAGGATCATGTGTCGAACACAGCCGTACAAATTCAGATGTTTACCGCGCTTATCGCTGCACAATATGCCGCAGCGCAGAAGCCGCGTTTTGCGCATGAGGCGCTGCTGGTCGGCAAGGAAGGCAAGTTGTCGAAACGGCTCGGCTCGCTCGGCTGCGATGCCTTTCGCGAGCAGGGGTACGAACCGATGGCAATCGTTTCGCTGCTGGGTCGACTGGGGACCAGCCAGCCGGTCGAGGCCTTTGCCGATCCCGCGCCCCTGATCGACACCTTCGACTTGTCCACCTTCGGCCGGGCACCGGCAAAGTTCGATGAGGTCGAATTGGCACGTCTCAACGCGCACATCGTCCACCAGCTGCCTTTCGAGGCGGTGAAAGGTTTCGTGCCCGAAGACTTCACGCCCGAGGCCTGGCACGCGATCCGCCCGAACCTCGAAAAGGCGAGCGAGGTTATCGAATGGTGGCAGGTGGTGACCGGTCCCGTCCCCGCGCTTGATTTCTCAGACGAGGATCGGGCGTATCTGCGCGAAGCCGCCGGCAAGCTGGAATGGAGCGGCACGCCCTGGCAGAACCTTACAGGCGCGCTCAAGCAAACGACGGGCCGCAAGGGCAAAGAGCTGTTCCTTCCGCTGCGCCGCGCGCTCACCGGAATGGACCATGGGCCCGACATGAAGGAACTCCTCCCCCTGATTGGCGAGGAGGAGGCGCGCGCCCGACTGGAACGCGCGGCCGCCTAA
- a CDS encoding SulP family inorganic anion transporter, which produces MAGEALVPTKRWLAATSAGSAMRDAVAGLVLSILLVPQAMAYAQLAGLPPQMGLFAALTPPLLYLFFGTSPFVSVGPVALVSLVIGEAVGNTGLAPEVGAAIIAIEAGVLLLLLGGFGLGRLVNFISEPVLLGFTAAAAFLIAASQLPTLLGIDAARAGDLPTALSGLWAGLSELRPTTALIGGAALIALLFANRYAAAILWKMGVKPPFRLALAKSLPLLVIVIAGWIALSLRGANVPTVQSIEGGLPSPFTSFVTLSDWIGLLPSALAVAVIIFVTATAVAKALAGEDRSKLDTSREAVALGAANVSAALTGGYAVGASLSRSALVRDSGGRTPLASAIASLAIVAVLFFLAPLLSYLPRTALAALVISAVFGLIDLREMRAVWRHDRMEGVIILAAFLATLAFGVRLGLAVGALLGLAYFLWFSSVPRVTRVGTDDGGTSFRSIERDDVELTTLPALVVRIDRSIYFANAAYIEEELFNRLSRHEGVTSLVLDMSAVNDIDASGVAMLRRSVQRLKSQGIALHFAEVHEPIAASLTSLDSQVCRFHRTVGQAVEEGCGVYLQTEIAPT; this is translated from the coding sequence ATGGCAGGCGAGGCACTGGTGCCTACCAAACGCTGGCTCGCAGCGACGAGCGCGGGCAGTGCGATGCGCGATGCGGTTGCGGGGCTCGTGCTGTCGATCCTGCTCGTGCCCCAGGCGATGGCTTACGCCCAGCTTGCCGGCCTGCCGCCCCAGATGGGCCTGTTTGCGGCGCTTACACCGCCGCTGCTCTACCTCTTTTTCGGCACCAGCCCGTTTGTGTCGGTAGGGCCTGTGGCCCTCGTCTCGCTGGTCATCGGTGAGGCGGTCGGCAACACGGGTCTTGCTCCCGAAGTGGGCGCCGCGATCATTGCCATCGAGGCGGGCGTTCTGCTGCTTCTGCTCGGAGGGTTCGGCCTCGGGCGGCTGGTCAATTTCATCAGCGAACCCGTGCTGTTGGGCTTTACCGCCGCGGCCGCCTTCCTGATTGCTGCGAGCCAGTTGCCGACCCTGCTGGGCATCGACGCAGCGCGCGCCGGGGACCTGCCGACCGCCCTTTCCGGCCTATGGGCGGGCCTTTCCGAGCTGCGCCCAACCACGGCCTTGATCGGCGGAGCGGCGCTTATCGCCCTGTTGTTCGCCAATCGCTACGCCGCCGCGATCCTCTGGAAGATGGGGGTCAAGCCGCCCTTCCGACTGGCGTTGGCGAAATCCTTACCTCTGCTGGTGATCGTGATTGCCGGCTGGATTGCGCTCAGCCTGCGCGGTGCGAATGTGCCTACGGTCCAGTCCATCGAAGGCGGCCTGCCCAGTCCCTTCACCTCTTTCGTGACACTGTCCGACTGGATCGGCCTCCTGCCGAGCGCGCTGGCGGTTGCGGTCATCATCTTCGTGACCGCCACGGCCGTCGCCAAGGCGCTGGCCGGAGAGGATCGCAGCAAGCTCGACACCAGCCGCGAGGCCGTGGCGCTGGGTGCGGCGAACGTCTCGGCGGCGCTGACCGGCGGCTATGCGGTCGGGGCGAGCCTCAGCCGCTCGGCCCTGGTGCGCGACAGCGGCGGACGCACGCCGCTTGCCTCGGCCATAGCCTCGCTGGCGATCGTGGCCGTGCTGTTCTTCCTCGCCCCGCTGCTGTCCTATCTTCCGCGCACCGCGCTGGCGGCGCTCGTCATCAGCGCGGTCTTCGGCCTCATCGACCTGCGGGAAATGCGCGCGGTATGGCGGCACGACCGGATGGAAGGCGTTATCATCCTTGCTGCTTTCCTCGCTACGCTGGCCTTCGGGGTGCGGCTGGGCCTTGCGGTCGGCGCGCTCCTGGGTCTCGCCTATTTCCTGTGGTTTTCCAGCGTGCCACGCGTCACGCGCGTCGGGACCGACGATGGCGGCACCAGTTTCCGATCGATCGAGCGCGACGATGTCGAACTGACGACGCTGCCTGCCCTCGTGGTGCGGATCGACCGTTCGATCTATTTCGCCAACGCGGCCTATATCGAAGAAGAGCTGTTCAACCGGCTGTCGCGCCACGAAGGGGTGACCAGCCTGGTGCTCGACATGAGCGCGGTGAACGACATCGACGCAAGCGGTGTCGCCATGCTGCGCCGCTCGGTCCAGCGGCTGAAGTCGCAAGGCATCGCGCTGCATTTCGCCGAGGTGCACGAGCCGATTGCGGCCAGCCTCACCTCGCTCGACAGCCAGGTTTGCCGCTTCCACCGCACCGTCGGCCAGGCGGTCGAGGAGGGCTGCGGGGTTTATCTCCAGACCGAGATTGCCCCGACCTGA